From the Marinobacter sp. es.048 genome, the window ACAGTTTTCTGGCTGGCGCCGCCTCTTTCCTCCAGAAGCTGCCCGACGAGGTGCCCGAAGGACTGATCGAAACGCTGCGTGACAAGTCCCGGGTGATACCGGTGCCAATTGAAGACCGGTTGTTTGCTGATCGCCCGTCACTTATGAACCGGGCCTGCCCCCATTTGCTCTGGAACCATCGCTGGGAATACGACAAAGGACCTGACCGTTTGCTGAAGTTCCTGCAGGTGCTGGAGGAGCGCTCGGTGCCGTTCAGGTTGAGCGTGGTGGGCGAGCGGTTTCGCAGCTACCCGAAGGCATTTGACCGGATCCGGGAACAGTTTGGTCCTTGCATCGAACACTGGGGGTTCCTGGAAAGCCGTGACGACTATGATCAGTTGCTGCGCCAGGCAGATATTGTGATCTCAACGGCTCTGCACGATTTCCAGGGGCTGTCGATGCTCGAAGCCATGGCATCAGGATGTGTGCCCCTGGCTCCGGATCGCTTGGCTTATCGGGAGTACGTGCCGGATCTGTCTCGGTATGAGAGCCATAAAGAGAATACAGCGCTGGAGGCTGAAGCGGCCGCTGACACGCTTGAAAAGCTGCTGGACGAACAACCTCTGGCCTGCCCGCCGGAGGCTTGGCAGGCGTCCAGCCTGGCCGGCGACTATGAGTCCCTGTTCCAACACCTGATCAAGGCAGGATCGGGCATTTCCTGAACCTTTTTCTTCTCCAAACCTGTCTCAGATCAATCCCTCTACCTTGCGGTTAGCCCGCCCGATACTAGACTCAGAACTGTCTTTCGGCCTCACCATAAGGAGTCGTGGCCATGGAGTTTCATACCCTCGATGGCAATGAAGCTGTTTCTTCGGTGGCTTATCGCCTGAGCGAAACCATTGCCATCTACCCGATTACCCCTGCCTCGGTGATGGGCGAGCACGCGGATGACTGGGCGGCCCTGGGCAAACCCAATCTCTGGGGGCAGGTGCCCAGTGTGGTGGAAATGCAATCCGAGGCCGGTGCCGCCGGTGCCATGCACGGGGCGCTGCAGGCCGGTTCACTGGTGACCACCTTTACCGCGTCCCAGGGGCTGCTGCTGATGCTGCCCAATCTGTACAAGATTGCCGGTGAGCTATCGCCCTTCTGCATGCACATTGCCGCCCGCAGCATTGCTACCCACGCCCTGTCGATCTTCTGTGACCATTCCGACGTAATGAGTGCCCGCGGTACCGGCTTTGCCCTGCTGGCGTCGGGATCGGTTCAGGAAGCCCAGGATATGGCTGCGATCGGCCATGCCGTCACCCTGGAAAGCCGGGTGCCGGTGATGCATTTTTTCGATGGTTTCCGCACTTCCCATGAGATCTCCAAAATCACCGCTCTGAGCGATGATGACCTGAAGGCCCTGGTGCCCCATGAAGGATTGGAGGCACACCGCAACCGCCGGATGACACCGGACCGGCCGGTGGTTCGTGGCACCTCCCAGAACCCGGACGCCTTCTTCCAGGCCCGGGAGGCCATCAACCCTTTCTATCAGGTGTTCCCGGAAAAGCTTGAAGCCGTGATGGACCGTTTCGCCGATATTACCGGCCGCCAGTACCGGCTGTTCGACTATGTCGGCCACCCTGAGGCCGACCGGGTGGTTATCCTGATGGGCTCCGGGGCCGAATGCGCCCATGAAACGGTGGAGTGGCTGCTTGAGCAGGGCGAAAAGGTTGGGGTTCTCAAGGTCCGCCTGTTCCGGCCCTTTGCGACGGCGCGTTTTCTGGACGCTTTGCCCGATACCGTAGAACATCTGGCGGTGCTCGACCGCACCAAGGAACCGGGAGCCCAGGGTGAACCCTTGCTGCTGGAAGTCAGCGGTGCCCTGATGGAAGCTTACACCCGGGGCGATCGGAAGGTTTTGCCCCGGGTGATCGGCGGCCGCTATGGGCTGTCTTCCCGTGAGTTTACGCCGGCCATGGTCTGCGCCATTTTCGACGAACTGAAAGCGGCAGCGCCGAAAACCCGCTTTACCGTTGGCGTGCGGGACGATGTCAGCCATCTCTCGCTGGAAGTGGATAGCGAGCTGGATATTGAATCCCCGAAAACCCGCCGGGCGCTGTTCTTTGGTCTCGGCGCCGATGGCACCGTCAGCAGCAACAAGGCCAGTATCAAGATTCTGGGGGAGGGCACGGACCTGTTTGCCCAGGGCCATTTCGTCTACGACTCCAAGAAATCCGGCGCCACCACCGTATCCCATCTCCGGTTCGGGCCGCTGCCCATCCGCTCCAGCTACCAGATCAACAGGGCGCAGTTTGTTGCCATTCATGCGCCCCAGTTCCTGGAGCGGTTTGATGTGCTGGAACATGCCGCCGAGGGCGCGACGGTGCTACTCAATGTGCCCTGGTCAAAGGAAGAGGTCTGGGACCGGCTGTCGATGGAGGTTCAGCGGGTACTGGTCGAGCGCAAGGCCCGGCTTTTTGTGATTGATGCCGCCGAGGTGGCGGAAAAAGCGGGGCTGGAACGGCGGATCAACACGGTGATGCAGGTCTGTTTCTTCGCCCTGGCGGATATCCTGCCCCGGGAAGAGGCCATTGCCCACATCGAGGAATCCATCCGCAAAACCTGGGGCCGTCGCGGGCCGGAAGTGGTGCGCCGCAACGTGGAGGCGGTGGACTCGGCCCTCGAGAACCTGCACGAGGTGCCGGTCCCGGGCAAGGTAACGGCAACCCGCACCCGACCACCGAGGGTGCCTGAGGATGCGCCGGACTTTGTCCAGAAAGTCACTCGCCTGTTGCTGGAAGGGCAGGGGGATAAACTGCCGGTCAGCGCTTTTCCGCCGGATGGTACCTGGCCCACGGGAACCAGCCAGTATGAAAAGCGGACCATCGCCCTGGAAATCCCGATCTGGGAATCCGACCTCTGTGTACAGTGCAACTTCTGCGCGATGATTTGCCCGCATACTGCGATCACCAGCAAGGTGTTTGAGCCGGAGGAGGTCAAGGGTGCGCCGGAGGCGTTCGAAGTAGTGCCGGAAACCCACACGGCGGAGCTGGAGGGTCTGGATTACCGGATCCAGGTGGCGCCGGATGACTGCACCGGCTGTGGTTTGTGCGTTGAGGTCTGCCCGGC encodes:
- a CDS encoding tRNA-queuosine alpha-mannosyltransferase domain-containing protein; amino-acid sequence: MRSPGTFNPRILLLSGYDAASHRRWREQLSAMFPDYEWQNLVLPPRFFRWRIRGNPLSWLNEPRLQESWNLIIATSMVDLATLRGLHPRLAHTPCLLYMHENQFAFPVSRGQNASADPQMVNLYSALSADCVVFNSGWNRDSFLAGAASFLQKLPDEVPEGLIETLRDKSRVIPVPIEDRLFADRPSLMNRACPHLLWNHRWEYDKGPDRLLKFLQVLEERSVPFRLSVVGERFRSYPKAFDRIREQFGPCIEHWGFLESRDDYDQLLRQADIVISTALHDFQGLSMLEAMASGCVPLAPDRLAYREYVPDLSRYESHKENTALEAEAAADTLEKLLDEQPLACPPEAWQASSLAGDYESLFQHLIKAGSGIS
- the nifJ gene encoding pyruvate:ferredoxin (flavodoxin) oxidoreductase produces the protein MEFHTLDGNEAVSSVAYRLSETIAIYPITPASVMGEHADDWAALGKPNLWGQVPSVVEMQSEAGAAGAMHGALQAGSLVTTFTASQGLLLMLPNLYKIAGELSPFCMHIAARSIATHALSIFCDHSDVMSARGTGFALLASGSVQEAQDMAAIGHAVTLESRVPVMHFFDGFRTSHEISKITALSDDDLKALVPHEGLEAHRNRRMTPDRPVVRGTSQNPDAFFQAREAINPFYQVFPEKLEAVMDRFADITGRQYRLFDYVGHPEADRVVILMGSGAECAHETVEWLLEQGEKVGVLKVRLFRPFATARFLDALPDTVEHLAVLDRTKEPGAQGEPLLLEVSGALMEAYTRGDRKVLPRVIGGRYGLSSREFTPAMVCAIFDELKAAAPKTRFTVGVRDDVSHLSLEVDSELDIESPKTRRALFFGLGADGTVSSNKASIKILGEGTDLFAQGHFVYDSKKSGATTVSHLRFGPLPIRSSYQINRAQFVAIHAPQFLERFDVLEHAAEGATVLLNVPWSKEEVWDRLSMEVQRVLVERKARLFVIDAAEVAEKAGLERRINTVMQVCFFALADILPREEAIAHIEESIRKTWGRRGPEVVRRNVEAVDSALENLHEVPVPGKVTATRTRPPRVPEDAPDFVQKVTRLLLEGQGDKLPVSAFPPDGTWPTGTSQYEKRTIALEIPIWESDLCVQCNFCAMICPHTAITSKVFEPEEVKGAPEAFEVVPETHTAELEGLDYRIQVAPDDCTGCGLCVEVCPAKDRTQPKRKAINMQPIEQHREVEADNLAFFRQVPDVPRDRIPRDFKSLPLLIPLFEYSGACAGCGETPYIRLLTQLVGDRLLIANATGCSSIYGGNLPTTPYTVNADGRGPTWNNSLFEDAAELGLGMRLGLDKLVGRARQLLDGFQGQLPDALYSELTSACTTVDESAMASRRTAIEQLRSWLADQQGSEAGELDSLADELCPKSVWVIGGDGWAYDIGYGGLDHALASGQNVKLLVLDTEVYSNTGGQQSKATPMGAIAKFAAAGKATRKKDLGLLAMSYGHVYVAQIAMQSHSNHTTKALQEAESFDGPALIIAHSPCIAHGYDLVHSPAQQKRAVDSWAWPLYRFDPRRIHEGLPPLQLDSLRQKVTMKAYMQEEARFRMLELRDPQRYEKLVAAASEAATEQRELYKQLAGIHFEPHEHPEPDPKEGDHHD